A single genomic interval of Gossypium raimondii isolate GPD5lz chromosome 11, ASM2569854v1, whole genome shotgun sequence harbors:
- the LOC105761711 gene encoding putative disease resistance protein RGA3, with translation MAEAIAFDLAVELITKLSSFTLSKIGLSWNVKDDLDDLERTVSTIKDVLLDAEEKSKTNNLVKVWLKKLKEVLYDADDLFDNFSAEALRKDLLGGNKQTKEVRAFFSSSNQFAYSLKMGRKIKAIKARLTLIGSEAKMFNLVERDRPMETSFMTKRRQQTSSFMREGEIIGRDDDKSALLKLMLENEGEENVYVIPIVGFGGLGKTALAKFVYNDEIVRGHFEWSTWVYVSNVFDVKRIVKSIIESVTGQALDQSLEMDQLGKQLRDKISGIKYLLVLDDIWNEEREAWLSLKNLLMGGAKGSRIIITTRSMKVAKITSTCQPHVLKVLSDDNAWVLFKEIAFGQISENSTNPVFVEIGKQILERCGGVPLVIRTIAGTLFFKETEKEWRSFKDNELARLSVHQDEILPTLRLSYNHLPSHLKHCFAFCRLYPKDHVIHVQTLVQFWIAQGYIKQLNPSQSLQEIGFEYFNDLVDRSFFQEVGERFSREELSCKMNNSMHDLAESVAGRESSIVDLERHASQVGENCRHISINPSLIPSLKGNMLRTLLHFPNIRIQILSDETWDLIIANCRCLRLLKLDDIDFKMIPRSIHKLKHLRYLDLSHNRDLKILPKSICSIQNLQVLKLDRCWELEELPKKIENLVNLTHLGCEDCNGLTHMPRGVGKLSSLETLSMFVVDKDGSHGGADLSELRGLNNLRGELRIRNLGFVKNAKEKFKAANLEEKQHLRSLVLEWGFYFDDNDHDDKSLEDLQPHPNLKELCIQGWRGDAEFPSWISFLTNLVHIKIWGLGSKFKHLPSFAQFPCLQDLVICDLTELEYMDDNSPKGSQGEPQSFFPSLKYLCLRDCPNMKSWWRKRSIDDSNEDDTTVMSFPCLSCLKIENCPLTSMPLYPSLDDWLKLVNTSSRPLKQTMKMNMNPKTPSSSTSSLPLSKLKSFHVENLKELETHMLDEYLQHLTSLRGLTIRDCKKVDLEGMQWEPLKNLSRLMIDKIPLLVSLPRGFQHLVQLKTLEIRNCSGLRSLPVLQKPIPVFQHLTSLEEFEVTNCRELELSEDDIQIFEDHTSLRYLTLENIPKHRHLPGRCKNIHNNSRNSPTEGKM, from the coding sequence ATGGCCGAAGCAATTGCATTCGACCTCGCTGTAGAGCTTATTACTAAATTGAGCTCCTTTACTCTCTCTAAAATTGGACTGTCGTGGAATGTCAAAGATGACCTCGACGACCTCGAACGCACCGTCTCCACAATCAAAGATGTGCTTCTTGACGCAGAAGAGAAATCGAAGACCAACAATCTTGTCAAAGTTTGGCTTAAGAAGCTGAAAGAAGTACTTTATGATGCCGACGACTTGTTCGATAATTTCTCTGCCGAAGCATTGCGGAAAGATCTATTGGGCGGGAACAAGCAGACGAAAGAGGTACGCGCTTTCTTCTCAAGCTCAAACCAGTTTGCATACAGTCTCAAAATGGGTCGGAAAATTAAGGCCATTAAGGCGAGGCTAACTTTGATCGGAAGTGAGGCCAAGATGTTCAATTTGGTAGAGCGTGACCGCCCCATGGAAACCTCTTTCATGACTAAAAGGAGGCAGCAAACGTCCTCTTTTATGCGTGAAGGTGAAATAATAGGGAGGGATGATGATAAATCAGCTCTTCTAAAACTCATGTTAGAGAATGAAGGTGAAGAGAATGTTTACGTCATTCCAATTGTGGGGTTTGGAGGGTTAGGGAAGACTGCGTTGGCGAAGTTTGTTTATAATGATGAAATTGTCCGTGGTCATTTTGAATGGTCGACGTGGGTgtatgtttcaaatgtttttgaTGTCAAAAGAATTGTAAAAAGCATTATAGAATCTGTAACAGGCCAAGCACTAGATCAAAGTCTCGAAATGGACCAGTTAGGAAAACAACTTCGAGATAAAATTAGTGGGATAAAATATTTGCTTGTTTTGGATGACATTTGGAATGAGGAGCGGGAAGCATGGTTAAGCTTAAAGAATTTATTGATGGGTGGGGCTAAAGGAAGTAGGATAATAATAACTACTCGCTCTATGAAGGTAGCAAAGATTACTAGTACATGTCAGCCTCATGTTCTGAAAGTTTTGTCTGATGACAATGCTTGGGTTTTGTTCAAAGAAATAGCATTTGGGCAAATATCTGAGAACTCAACAAATCCAGTCTTTGTTGAAATAGGGAAACAGATTTTGGAAAGGTGTGGTGGGGTTCCCTTAGTCATAAGGACAATAGCGGGTacattatttttcaaagaaaCTGAAAAGGAGTGGCGTTCTTTCAAAGATAATGAACTTGCTAGACTATCTGTACATCAAGATGAAATTTTACCTACACTTAGGTTGAGCTACAATCATCTCCCATCTCATTTGAAGCATTGCTTTGCTTTTTGCCGATTGTATCCAAAAGATCATGTAATTCATGTACAAACTCTTGTTCAATTTTGGATTGCACAAGGTTATATAAAGCAATTGAATCCAAGTCAATCTCTTCAGGAGATCGGGTTTGagtattttaatgatttagttgaTAGAAGTTTCTTTCAAGAGGTAGGAGAAAGATTTTCGAGGGAAGAACTATCATGTAAAATGAATAATTCAATGCATGATCTAGCTGAATCAGTAGCAGGGAGGGAGAGTAGTATTGTAGATTTAGAACGACATGCAAGTCAGGTTGGTGAAAATTGTCGCCACATATCAATTAATCCTTCATTAATTCCTTCATTGAAGGGAAATATGTTGCGAACTTTGTTACATTTTCCGAACAttagaattcaaattttgagtgaCGAAACTTGGGATTTGATAATTGCAAATTGTAGATGCTTGCGATTATTAAAATTGGATGATATAGATTTTAAGATGATTCCACGTTCCATTCATAAGTTGAAGCATTTGAGGTACCTTGATCTTTCTCACAATCGCGATCTTAAGATTCTCCCAAAGAGTATTTGCAGTATACAAAATTTGCAAGTGCTGAAACTTGATCGGTGCTGGGAGCTTGAAGAATTGCCGAAgaagattgaaaatttggtgAATCTTACCCATCTTGGGTGTGAAGATTGTAATGGCTTAACTCATATGCCACGTGGAGTAGGAAAATTGAGTTCCCTTGAAACGTTAAGCATGTTTGTAGTGGATAAAGATGGTTCTCATGGCGGTGCAGATCTAAGTGAATTGAGAGGGCTTAACAACCTAAGGGGAGAGCTAAGAATAAGAAATTTGGGATttgtaaaaaatgcaaaagagAAGTTTAAGGCTGCTAATTTGGAAGAGAAGCAACATTTGAGATCGTTGGTTTTAGAATGGGgcttttattttgatgataacGATCATGATGACAAATCACTTGAAGACCTCCAGCCCCATCCTAATCTCAAGGAGCTCTGTATTCAAGGATGGAGGGGTGATGCTGAGTTTCCAAGTTGGATTTCTTTTCTCACAAATCTCGTCCATATTAAAATATGGGGTCTTGGTAGTAAATTCAAACATCTCCCGTCCTTTGCTCAATTTCCTTGTCTTCAAGATTTGGTAATTTGTGATTTAACTGAGCTGGAGTACATGGATGATAATAGCCCAAAAGGAAGTCAAGGAGAACCACAATCATTCTTCCCATCGCTTAAGTATCTTTGCCTACGGGATTGCCCAAATATGAAGAGTTGGTGGAGAAAAAGGTCGATTGATGATTCCAACGAGGACGACACAACAGTTATGTCATTTCCTTGTCTTTCCTGTTTAAAGATTGAAAATTGCCCTTTGACTTCAATGCCGTTGTATCCTTCACTCGATGATTGGTTAAAGTTGGTGAATACCAGTTCAAGGCCGTTAAAGCAGACTATGAAGATGAACATGAATCCTAAGACCCCATCAAGTTCAACCTCTTCTCTTCCGCTCTCCAAATTGAAATCTTTCCATGTAGAGAATCTAAAGGAACTGGAGACTCACATGCTAGATGAGTACCTGCAACATCTCACCAGCCTCAGAGGTTTAACGATTAGAGATTGCAAGAAGGTTGATTTAGAGGGCATGCAATGGGAACCCCTTAAGAATCTCTCTCGTTTGATGATTGATAAAATTCCACTGCTGGTGTCTCTCCCACGTGGGTTTCAACATCTTGTTCAGCTGAAAACATTAGAAATTCGTAATTGCAGTGGATTGAGGTCACTCCCTGTGCTCCAAAAACCCATTCCTGTGTTCCAGCATCTCACTTCCCTTGAAGAGTTTGAAGTAACGAACTGCAGGGAGCTGGAGCTATCAGAAGATGACATCCAAATATTCGAAGATCATACAAGCCTACGATATCTAACGCTGGAAAACATTCCAAAGCATCGGCATCTACCGGGGCGGTGTAAAAACATCCATAATAATAGTAGAAATTCCCCAACTGAAGGAAAGATGTAG